A single Epinephelus lanceolatus isolate andai-2023 chromosome 22, ASM4190304v1, whole genome shotgun sequence DNA region contains:
- the elp5 gene encoding elongator complex protein 5 has product MLPDLLQGIDTGGLLIIRDSVSYSGRHLLKSFINAALNREEAVHVLGFDISEEELKDGLKGSLTQRLHFHNAYTDPLGWTDHPAFTVHQFCLEEVTRLVKHASHPKPATLVIDSLSWILRHLSPPAVCKTLQQLRKGGAVRSIICLLHADMHQRSTVGSVCHLATSVITVAPGIKGDDAVAKITKRSKSGKVMQDEEIFSIKDDLTVTVQGKPSQFGPKQADPEEQETDPTANLTFNLRLSDTEREAKEKLALPFVFSKEKKTALLHSGPGSGRILYEPDANDDYDQEDPDDDLDV; this is encoded by the exons ATGTTGCCTGACTTATTGCAAGGCATTGATACTGGAGGGCTTCTCATAATACGAG ATTCTGTCAGTTATTCGGGTCGACACCTCCTGAAGAGCTTCATCAATGCTGCACTGAACAG GGAGGAAGCTGTCCATGTCCTTGGCTTTGACATCAGTGAGGAAGAGCtgaaagatggtttgaaaggATCACTTACTCAGAG GCTACACTTTCACAATGCCTACACAGACCCCCTTGGCTGGACCGATCACCCAGCTTTCACAGTTCACCAGTTCTGTTTGGAGGAAGTTACACGTCTGGTCAAGCACGCATCACACCCCAAACCAGCTACCTTAGTGATCGACTCTCTTTCGTGGATTTTGAGACACCTCAGTCCTCCTGCTGTCTGCAAGACTCTTCAGCAACTTAGAAAAG ggGGAGCTGTGAGATCTATAATCTGCCTGCTCCATGCAGATATGCATCAGAGGAGCACTGTGGGAAGTGTATGCCACTTGGCTACTTCAGTCATCACTGTAGCACCGGGGATAAAAGGAGATGACGCTGTGGCAAAGATAACTAAGCGCTCAAAATCGGGAAAAGTTATGCAAGAT GAGGAGATTTTCAGCATCAAAGATGATCTTACAGTCACAGTACAGGGCAAACCCAGCCAATTTGGACCCAAGCAGGCTGACCCTGAGGAGCAGGAG ACGGACCCAACAGCCaacttgacctttaaccttcgACTCTCTGATACAGAGCGTGAGGCTAAAGAGAAACTTGCACTTCCCTTTGTCTTCAGCAAAGAGAA GAAAACTGCTCTGCTCCACTCAGGCCCAGGTTCAGGACGAATTCTGTACGAGCCTGATGCCAACGATGACTAtgaccaggaggatcctgacgATGATCTAGATGTGTAG